A genomic window from Balaenoptera acutorostrata chromosome 20, mBalAcu1.1, whole genome shotgun sequence includes:
- the RHBDF2 gene encoding inactive rhomboid protein 2 isoform X1, whose amino-acid sequence MASADENGESVSSVSSSRLQSRKPPNLSITIPPPETPAPSEQASVLPQRPGNPAFLKSVSLQEPRARWQEGGSEKRPGFRRQASLSHSIRKGAAQWFGVSGDWELKRQHWQRRSLHHCSVRYGRLKASCQRDLELPSQEVPSFQGTESPRPCKMPKIVDPLARGRAFRHPDEVDRPHALHAPLTPGVLSLTSFTSVRSGYSHLPHRKRISVAHMSFQAATAFLKGRSVLDATGQRCRVVKRSFAYPSFLEEDAVDGAETFYSSFFSKEEMSSVPDDVFESPPLSASYFRGIPRSASPVSPEEVQIPLKESDRALVPAAKRGKRIASKVKHFALDRKKRHYGLGVVGNWLNRSYRHSISSTVQRQLESFDSHRPYFTYWLTCVHIIITLLVICTYGIAPVGFAQHVTTELVLRNKGVYESVKCIQQENFWIGPSSSSQVWTRAHSPRHALRPQIDLIHLGAKFSPCIRKDRQIERLVLRERDLERDSGCCVQNDHSGCIQTQEQDCSETLATFVKWRDDTGPPMDKSALGQKRTSGAVCNQDPRTCEEPASSGAHIWPDDITKWPICTEQTRSNRSGFPHMDCQIRGRPCCIGTKGSCEITTREYCEFMHGYFHEEATLCSQVHCLDKVCGLLPFLNPEVPDQFYRLWLSLFLHAGVVHCLVSVIFQMTILRDLEKLAGWHRIAIIFVLSGITGNLASAVFLPYRAEVGPAGSQFGLLACLFVELFQSWQLLERPWKAFLNLSAIVLFLFICGLLPWIDNIAHIFGFLSGLLLAFAFLPYITFGTSDKYRKRALILVSLLVFAGLFTSLVIWLYVYPIHWPWIEYLTCFPFTSHFCEKYELDQVLH is encoded by the exons ATGGCCTCCGCTGACGAGAATGGCGAGAGCGTCTCCTCGGTGTCCAGTAGCCGCCTGCAGAGCCGGAAGCCACCCAACCTATCCATCACCATCCCTCCGCCCGAGACCCCGGCCCCCAGCGAGCAGGCCAGCGTGCTGCCCCAG AGGCCCGGGAACCCAGCCTTCCTGAAGAGCGTCAGCCTCCAGGAGCCGCGGGCACGATGGCAGGAGGGCGGCTCGGAGAAGCGCCCTGGCTTCCGCCGACAGGCCTCGCTGTCCCACAGCATCCGCAA GGGCGCAGCCCAGTGGTTCGGGGTGAGCGGCGACTGGGAGCTGAAGCGGCAGCACTGGCAGCGCAGGAGCCTGCACCACTGCAGCGTCCGCTACGGCCGCCTCAAGGCCTCGTGCCAGAGGGACCTGGAGCTCCCCAGCCAAGAGGTGCCCTCCTTCCAGGGCACCGAGTCTCCAAGACCCTGCAAGATGCCCAAG ATTGTGGATCCCCTGGCCCGAGGACGGGCGTTCCGCCACCCGGACGAGGTGGACCGGCCCCACGCCCTGCACGCACCCCTGACCCCTGGGGTCctgtccctcacctccttcaccaGCGTCCGCTCCGGCTATTCCCACCTGCCCCACCGCAAGAGGATCTCTGTGGCCCACATGAGCTTTCAAGCTGCCACAGCCTTCCTCAAG GGGCGCTCGGTACTGGATGCCACAGGACAGCGGTGCCGGGTGGTCAAGCGCAGCTTTGCCTACcccagcttcctggaggaggatgCGGTCGATGGAGCAGAGACATTCTACTCCTCATTTTTTAGTAAG gaAGAAATGAGCTCCGTGCCTGATGATGTGTTTGAGTCGCCCCCACTCTCTGCCAGCTACTTCCGGGGCATCCCACGCTCGGCCTCCCCGGTCTCCCCCGAAGAGGTGCAGATTCCTCT GAAGGAGTCTGACCGAGCCCTGGTGCCCGCGGCCAAACGCGGCAAGCGTATCGCATCCAAGGTGAAGCACTTTGCCTTGGACCGGAAGAAGCGGCACTACGGCCTGGGCGTTGTGGGCAACTGGCTGAACCGCAGCTACCGCCACAGTATCAGCAGCACCGTGCAGCGCCAGCTGGAGAGCTTCGACAGCCACCG GCCCTACTTCACCTACTGGCTGACGTGCGTCCACATCATCATCACGCTGCTGGTGATTTGCACGTACGGCATCGCGCCTGTGGGCTTCGCCCAGCACGTCACCACCGAGCTG GTACTCAGGAACAAAGGTGTGTATGAGAGCGTGAAGTGCATCCAGCAGGAGAACTTCTGGATTGGCCCCAGCTCG agcagccaggtCTGGACCCGAGCTCACTCCCCCCGCCACGCCCTCCGCCCCCAGATTGACTTGATCCACCTGGGAGCCAAGTTCTCGCCCTGCATCCGGAAGGACCGGCAGATCGAGCGGCTGGTGCTGCGGGAGCGAGACCTGGAGCGGGACTCGGGCTGCTGTGTCCAGAATGACCACTCGGGCTGCATCCAGACGCAGGAGCAGGACTGCTCG GAGACTTTGGCCACTTTTGTCAAGTGGCGGGATGATACGGGGCCCCCCATGGACAAGTCTGCGCTGGGCCAAAAGCGGACATCGGGGGCCGTGTGCAACCAGGACCCCAG AACCTGTGAGGAGCCGGCCTCCAGTGGTGCCCACATCTGGCCCGATGACATCACCAAGTGGCCG ATCTGCACGGAGCAGACCAGGAGTAACCGCTCGGGCTTCCCGCACATGGACTGCCAGATCCGGGGCCGCCCCTGCTGCATCGGCACCAAGGGCAG CTGTGAGATCACCACTCGGGAATACTGTGAGTTCATGCACGGCTATTTCCACGAAGAGGCCACGCTCTGCTCCCAG GTGCACTGCTTGGACAAGGTGTGTGGGTTGCTGCCCTTCCTCAACCCTGAGGTCCCAGATCAGTTCTACAGGCTCTGGCTGTCTCTGTTCCTCCACGCTGG CGTGGTGCACTGCCTCGTGTCCGTGATCTTCCAAATGACCATCCTGCGGGACCTGGAGAAGCTGGCCGGCTGGCACCGCATCGCCATCATCTTCGTCCTCAGCGGCATCACCGGCAACCTCGCCAGTGCCGTCTTCCTCCCGTACCGCGCGGAG GTGGGCCCGGCAGGGTCGCAGTTCGGCCTCCTGGCCTGCCTCTTCGTGGAGCTCTTCCAGAGCTGGCAGCTGCTGGAGCGGCCCTGGAAGGCCTTCCTGAACCTGTCGGCCATCGTGCTCTTCCTGTTCATCTGCGGCCTCCTGCCCTGGATCGACAACATTGCCCACATCTTTGGCTTCCTCAGCGGCCTGCTGCTGGCCTTCGCCTTCCTGCCCTACATCACCTTCGGCACGAGTGACAAGTACCGCAAGCGCGCCCTCATCCTCGTGTCGCTGCTGGTCTTCGCCGGCCTCTTCACCTCGCTGGTCATCTGGCTCTACGTCTACCCCATCCACTGGCCCTGGATCGAGTACCTCACCTGCTTTCCCTTCACTAGCCACTTCTGCGAGAAGTACGAGCTGGACCAGGTGCTGCACTGA
- the RHBDF2 gene encoding inactive rhomboid protein 2 isoform X2, whose protein sequence is MASADENGESVSSVSSSRLQSRKPPNLSITIPPPETPAPSEQASVLPQRPGNPAFLKSVSLQEPRARWQEGGSEKRPGFRRQASLSHSIRKGAAQWFGVSGDWELKRQHWQRRSLHHCSVRYGRLKASCQRDLELPSQEVPSFQGTESPRPCKMPKIVDPLARGRAFRHPDEVDRPHALHAPLTPGVLSLTSFTSVRSGYSHLPHRKRISVAHMSFQAATAFLKGRSVLDATGQRCRVVKRSFAYPSFLEEDAVDGAETFYSSFFSKEEMSSVPDDVFESPPLSASYFRGIPRSASPVSPEEVQIPLKESDRALVPAAKRGKRIASKVKHFALDRKKRHYGLGVVGNWLNRSYRHSISSTVQRQLESFDSHRPYFTYWLTCVHIIITLLVICTYGIAPVGFAQHVTTELVLRNKGVYESVKCIQQENFWIGPSSIDLIHLGAKFSPCIRKDRQIERLVLRERDLERDSGCCVQNDHSGCIQTQEQDCSETLATFVKWRDDTGPPMDKSALGQKRTSGAVCNQDPRTCEEPASSGAHIWPDDITKWPICTEQTRSNRSGFPHMDCQIRGRPCCIGTKGSCEITTREYCEFMHGYFHEEATLCSQVHCLDKVCGLLPFLNPEVPDQFYRLWLSLFLHAGVVHCLVSVIFQMTILRDLEKLAGWHRIAIIFVLSGITGNLASAVFLPYRAEVGPAGSQFGLLACLFVELFQSWQLLERPWKAFLNLSAIVLFLFICGLLPWIDNIAHIFGFLSGLLLAFAFLPYITFGTSDKYRKRALILVSLLVFAGLFTSLVIWLYVYPIHWPWIEYLTCFPFTSHFCEKYELDQVLH, encoded by the exons ATGGCCTCCGCTGACGAGAATGGCGAGAGCGTCTCCTCGGTGTCCAGTAGCCGCCTGCAGAGCCGGAAGCCACCCAACCTATCCATCACCATCCCTCCGCCCGAGACCCCGGCCCCCAGCGAGCAGGCCAGCGTGCTGCCCCAG AGGCCCGGGAACCCAGCCTTCCTGAAGAGCGTCAGCCTCCAGGAGCCGCGGGCACGATGGCAGGAGGGCGGCTCGGAGAAGCGCCCTGGCTTCCGCCGACAGGCCTCGCTGTCCCACAGCATCCGCAA GGGCGCAGCCCAGTGGTTCGGGGTGAGCGGCGACTGGGAGCTGAAGCGGCAGCACTGGCAGCGCAGGAGCCTGCACCACTGCAGCGTCCGCTACGGCCGCCTCAAGGCCTCGTGCCAGAGGGACCTGGAGCTCCCCAGCCAAGAGGTGCCCTCCTTCCAGGGCACCGAGTCTCCAAGACCCTGCAAGATGCCCAAG ATTGTGGATCCCCTGGCCCGAGGACGGGCGTTCCGCCACCCGGACGAGGTGGACCGGCCCCACGCCCTGCACGCACCCCTGACCCCTGGGGTCctgtccctcacctccttcaccaGCGTCCGCTCCGGCTATTCCCACCTGCCCCACCGCAAGAGGATCTCTGTGGCCCACATGAGCTTTCAAGCTGCCACAGCCTTCCTCAAG GGGCGCTCGGTACTGGATGCCACAGGACAGCGGTGCCGGGTGGTCAAGCGCAGCTTTGCCTACcccagcttcctggaggaggatgCGGTCGATGGAGCAGAGACATTCTACTCCTCATTTTTTAGTAAG gaAGAAATGAGCTCCGTGCCTGATGATGTGTTTGAGTCGCCCCCACTCTCTGCCAGCTACTTCCGGGGCATCCCACGCTCGGCCTCCCCGGTCTCCCCCGAAGAGGTGCAGATTCCTCT GAAGGAGTCTGACCGAGCCCTGGTGCCCGCGGCCAAACGCGGCAAGCGTATCGCATCCAAGGTGAAGCACTTTGCCTTGGACCGGAAGAAGCGGCACTACGGCCTGGGCGTTGTGGGCAACTGGCTGAACCGCAGCTACCGCCACAGTATCAGCAGCACCGTGCAGCGCCAGCTGGAGAGCTTCGACAGCCACCG GCCCTACTTCACCTACTGGCTGACGTGCGTCCACATCATCATCACGCTGCTGGTGATTTGCACGTACGGCATCGCGCCTGTGGGCTTCGCCCAGCACGTCACCACCGAGCTG GTACTCAGGAACAAAGGTGTGTATGAGAGCGTGAAGTGCATCCAGCAGGAGAACTTCTGGATTGGCCCCAGCTCG ATTGACTTGATCCACCTGGGAGCCAAGTTCTCGCCCTGCATCCGGAAGGACCGGCAGATCGAGCGGCTGGTGCTGCGGGAGCGAGACCTGGAGCGGGACTCGGGCTGCTGTGTCCAGAATGACCACTCGGGCTGCATCCAGACGCAGGAGCAGGACTGCTCG GAGACTTTGGCCACTTTTGTCAAGTGGCGGGATGATACGGGGCCCCCCATGGACAAGTCTGCGCTGGGCCAAAAGCGGACATCGGGGGCCGTGTGCAACCAGGACCCCAG AACCTGTGAGGAGCCGGCCTCCAGTGGTGCCCACATCTGGCCCGATGACATCACCAAGTGGCCG ATCTGCACGGAGCAGACCAGGAGTAACCGCTCGGGCTTCCCGCACATGGACTGCCAGATCCGGGGCCGCCCCTGCTGCATCGGCACCAAGGGCAG CTGTGAGATCACCACTCGGGAATACTGTGAGTTCATGCACGGCTATTTCCACGAAGAGGCCACGCTCTGCTCCCAG GTGCACTGCTTGGACAAGGTGTGTGGGTTGCTGCCCTTCCTCAACCCTGAGGTCCCAGATCAGTTCTACAGGCTCTGGCTGTCTCTGTTCCTCCACGCTGG CGTGGTGCACTGCCTCGTGTCCGTGATCTTCCAAATGACCATCCTGCGGGACCTGGAGAAGCTGGCCGGCTGGCACCGCATCGCCATCATCTTCGTCCTCAGCGGCATCACCGGCAACCTCGCCAGTGCCGTCTTCCTCCCGTACCGCGCGGAG GTGGGCCCGGCAGGGTCGCAGTTCGGCCTCCTGGCCTGCCTCTTCGTGGAGCTCTTCCAGAGCTGGCAGCTGCTGGAGCGGCCCTGGAAGGCCTTCCTGAACCTGTCGGCCATCGTGCTCTTCCTGTTCATCTGCGGCCTCCTGCCCTGGATCGACAACATTGCCCACATCTTTGGCTTCCTCAGCGGCCTGCTGCTGGCCTTCGCCTTCCTGCCCTACATCACCTTCGGCACGAGTGACAAGTACCGCAAGCGCGCCCTCATCCTCGTGTCGCTGCTGGTCTTCGCCGGCCTCTTCACCTCGCTGGTCATCTGGCTCTACGTCTACCCCATCCACTGGCCCTGGATCGAGTACCTCACCTGCTTTCCCTTCACTAGCCACTTCTGCGAGAAGTACGAGCTGGACCAGGTGCTGCACTGA
- the AANAT gene encoding LOW QUALITY PROTEIN: serotonin N-acetyltransferase (The sequence of the model RefSeq protein was modified relative to this genomic sequence to represent the inferred CDS: substituted 1 base at 1 genomic stop codon) — MSTQSIHYLKPVALHLPPGIPESPSRQRRHTLPANEFRCLTPEDAAGMSEIEXEAFISVSGICPLNLDQVRHFLALCPELSLDWLVEGRLVAFIIGSLWDEERLTQSLTLHRPRGRTAHLHVLAVHRPFRQQGKGSILLWRYLHHLGGRPGVHLAVLMCKDGLVPFYQRFGFHPVGPCAVGSLAFTEMQCSLRGHASLRRNSDC; from the exons ATGTCCACTCAGAGCATCCACTACCTGAAGCCTGTCGCTCTGCACCTGCCACCTGGGATCCCAGAGTCCCCAAGCCGCCAGCGGCGCCACACACTCCCCGCCAACGAGTTTCGCTGCCTCACCCCAGAGGATGCTGCTGGCATGTCTGAGATTGAGTGAGAAG CCTTCATCTCTGTCTCGGGCATCTGCCCCCTGAACCTGGACCAGGTCCGGCACTTCCTGGCCCTGTGTCCTGAGCTGTCCCTGGACTGGCTCGTGGAGGGCCGCCTCGTGGCCTTCATCATCGGCTCCCTGTGGGATGAGGAGAGACTCACTCAG TCGCTGACGCTGCACAGGCCCAGGGGCCGCACAGCCCACCTGCACGTGCTGGCTGTGCACCGCCCCTTCCGGCAGCAGGGCAAGGGCTCCATCCTGCTCTGGCGCTACCTGCACCACCTGGGCGGCCGTCCGGGCGTGCACCTGGCCGTGCTCATGTGCAAGGACGGGCTGGTGCCCTTCTACCAGAGGTTCGGCTTCCACCCTGTGGGCCCGTGTGCCGTGGGCTCACTCGCCTTCACGGAGATGCAGTGCTCCCTGCGGGGCCACGCCTCCCTGCGCAGGAACAGTGACTGCTGA